A part of Hydrogenobacter sp. T-8 genomic DNA contains:
- a CDS encoding winged helix-turn-helix transcriptional regulator, whose translation MKPNNNSVVCPAELAIQILSGKWKLYILKNLMDGKKRFSELQRAIPGITQRMLSKQLRELEACGLIRRTVYPVVPPMVEYELTEIGKSLEDVFNAIHKWGLKYVEAMSINALECQEENSS comes from the coding sequence ATGAAACCTAATAACAACTCTGTAGTATGCCCAGCAGAGCTTGCCATACAGATACTAAGCGGTAAATGGAAGCTATACATTCTTAAGAACCTAATGGATGGAAAGAAGAGATTTTCAGAACTTCAGAGGGCTATACCTGGTATTACTCAAAGGATGCTTTCAAAACAGTTAAGAGAGCTTGAAGCTTGTGGACTTATACGCAGAACCGTATACCCTGTAGTGCCTCCTATGGTAGAGTATGAGCTAACAGAGATAGGCAAGAGCCTTGAGGATGTATTTAACGCCATACATAAATGGGGTCTAAAATATGTGGAAGCTATGTCTATCAATGCATTAGAATGCCAAGAGGAAAACTCAAGCTAA
- a CDS encoding nitroreductase family protein, translated as MKECLRLITERRSITFFDPRRDVPDEIIKEILEVSATAPSGYNLQPWEVIVVKDKEKKKRLREICYNQQKVEDASANIVLIANTRAGFEHVDRVLQSWEELGYIKPEAKESLKSQIIAGWQDPQRAFRKAVRDTALFGMTIMITARAYGLETHPMEGYDEARLKEFLQIEDHKVVPMIIAIGYKDPSKELLPRAYRFKFEEFGKIV; from the coding sequence ATGAAAGAATGTTTAAGATTAATCACAGAAAGGAGGTCTATTACCTTTTTTGACCCAAGGAGGGATGTGCCAGATGAAATAATAAAGGAGATACTTGAGGTTTCCGCAACCGCACCCTCTGGCTACAACCTTCAACCATGGGAAGTTATAGTGGTAAAGGATAAGGAGAAAAAGAAGAGGCTAAGGGAAATATGCTATAACCAACAAAAGGTGGAAGATGCCAGTGCTAACATAGTGCTTATTGCCAACACAAGGGCAGGCTTTGAGCATGTGGACAGAGTTTTGCAAAGCTGGGAGGAGCTGGGCTATATAAAGCCAGAGGCAAAAGAGAGCCTAAAAAGCCAAATTATAGCAGGTTGGCAAGACCCTCAAAGAGCCTTCAGAAAAGCGGTTAGAGACACAGCCCTTTTTGGCATGACTATAATGATAACTGCCAGAGCCTACGGGCTTGAGACCCATCCTATGGAAGGCTACGACGAGGCAAGGCTTAAGGAATTTTTGCAGATAGAAGACCACAAGGTAGTGCCTATGATAATAGCCATAGGATACAAAGACCCATCCAAAGAGCTTTTGCCAAGGGCTTACAGGTTTAAGTTTGAGGAGTTTGGAAAGATAGTCTAA
- a CDS encoding N-acetyltransferase, whose protein sequence is MVIRKAKLKDAGEIYNLINHYAKEGILLPRSLNSIYENIRDFWVCEEGGNLIGCASLHIVWEDLAEIKSLAVSEEHKGKGIGTMLVEACLKEADELGVKRVFVLTYAQGFFSKLNFEEVEKIKLPHKVWGECVNCVKFPSCDEIAMWIDLEKVSIKHDAKV, encoded by the coding sequence ATGGTGATTAGAAAGGCAAAGTTAAAAGACGCAGGAGAGATATATAACCTGATAAACCATTATGCCAAAGAAGGCATCTTACTTCCCAGAAGCCTTAACTCCATATACGAGAACATAAGGGATTTCTGGGTCTGCGAAGAAGGTGGCAATCTTATAGGTTGTGCGAGTCTCCACATAGTCTGGGAAGACCTTGCGGAGATAAAGAGCCTTGCGGTAAGCGAAGAGCATAAAGGTAAAGGCATAGGCACTATGCTTGTGGAGGCGTGTTTGAAAGAGGCGGACGAGCTCGGTGTTAAAAGGGTCTTTGTCCTCACCTACGCTCAGGGCTTTTTCTCAAAGCTAAACTTCGAAGAAGTAGAGAAGATAAAACTACCTCACAAGGTCTGGGGTGAGTGTGTAAACTGTGTTAAGTTCCCCTCTTGCGATGAGATAGCCATGTGGATAGACCTTGAAAAGGTCAGTATAAAACATGATGCCAAAGTTTAG
- a CDS encoding NAD(P)H-dependent oxidoreductase, whose product MVCIIYAHPNPKSFNKAIKEVVLETLSAKGVQYNLRDLYALEFNPVLSARDFETFLSGGVPEDVRREQEIIKGAKLLVFIYPIWWTGMPAILKGYIDRVFSYGFAYEERDGELVGLLSDKKAFIINTLGASELDYRPSGMEECLIKTTDIGIFKFCGIEVIRHLFLYAVPYVSDDERKAMLDKVKKQLEEVL is encoded by the coding sequence ATGGTATGTATAATCTACGCCCATCCAAACCCAAAGAGCTTCAACAAGGCTATAAAGGAAGTTGTCCTTGAGACTTTGTCCGCCAAGGGTGTTCAATACAACTTGAGAGACCTATATGCCCTTGAGTTTAATCCTGTCTTGTCCGCAAGGGATTTTGAAACCTTTTTATCGGGTGGCGTGCCAGAGGACGTAAGAAGGGAGCAGGAGATAATAAAAGGTGCAAAACTTTTGGTCTTTATATATCCCATATGGTGGACAGGCATGCCTGCAATCCTAAAGGGCTACATAGATAGGGTTTTTAGCTACGGTTTTGCTTACGAAGAGAGAGATGGAGAGCTTGTTGGACTTCTCTCTGACAAAAAAGCCTTCATAATAAACACCCTTGGAGCTTCTGAGCTTGACTATAGACCCTCAGGCATGGAGGAGTGCCTAATAAAGACCACGGATATTGGCATTTTCAAGTTCTGTGGCATTGAAGTAATAAGACATCTTTTCCTGTATGCAGTGCCATACGTAAGCGACGACGAAAGGAAAGCCATGTTAGACAAGGTCAAAAAACAGCTGGAGGAAGTGCTATGA
- a CDS encoding PaaI family thioesterase: protein MKVSLPFLQHLGARLLHISSGEARLGLLVEDYHLQHLGYVHGGVISSLADNTGWFAVISDLPEDKTSVTIEIKVNYLKPAVKGELLAVGRLLKRGKKVAFAVVEVWQDSELVAYATGTYAVLENKGEV, encoded by the coding sequence ATGAAGGTAAGCCTGCCCTTTCTCCAGCACTTGGGTGCAAGGCTTTTGCATATAAGCTCAGGGGAGGCAAGGCTTGGGCTTTTGGTGGAAGATTATCACCTTCAACACCTTGGATATGTGCATGGTGGTGTTATATCAAGCCTTGCGGACAACACAGGCTGGTTTGCGGTCATCTCTGACCTACCAGAGGATAAGACCTCTGTAACCATTGAGATAAAGGTAAATTATCTTAAGCCTGCGGTAAAGGGTGAGCTTTTGGCAGTAGGAAGGCTCTTAAAGAGGGGCAAAAAGGTAGCCTTTGCGGTGGTGGAGGTTTGGCAGGATTCTGAGCTTGTTGCCTACGCTACAGGGACATATGCGGTGCTGGAAAACAAAGGAGAAGTTTAG
- a CDS encoding class I SAM-dependent methyltransferase, which produces MAFKFPEENWRVLLLPERQSWQNLEDFFKVAKPNKEEVWADIGCGPGYFTIPLAERVKKVYAIDQSGFMLDRCRERAKSLRNIEYIQCGENRIPLEDKSVNVSLLANLFHELLEPKAFMEEVNRITTHKIILIDWHPIPSPAGPPLEDRIPEEKVIDFMQKEGFKLIESHAIFPYHYFLIFQTKEV; this is translated from the coding sequence ATGGCTTTTAAGTTTCCAGAAGAAAACTGGCGGGTGCTTCTTTTGCCAGAAAGACAAAGTTGGCAAAACCTTGAGGACTTTTTCAAAGTAGCAAAGCCAAATAAAGAGGAGGTTTGGGCAGATATTGGGTGTGGTCCAGGATACTTTACCATACCCCTTGCGGAAAGGGTAAAAAAGGTCTATGCCATAGACCAGTCAGGCTTTATGTTAGATAGGTGCAGAGAAAGGGCTAAAAGCCTTAGAAACATAGAATATATCCAGTGTGGAGAAAACCGTATACCTCTTGAGGACAAATCGGTGAATGTAAGCCTTCTCGCAAACCTATTTCATGAACTTTTAGAGCCCAAAGCCTTTATGGAAGAAGTAAACAGGATAACCACCCACAAGATAATCCTCATTGACTGGCATCCCATACCATCACCAGCAGGACCACCCCTTGAGGATAGAATTCCAGAGGAAAAGGTCATTGACTTTATGCAAAAAGAAGGCTTTAAACTCATAGAAAGCCACGCCATATTTCCATACCATTATTTTTTAATCTTTCAGACAAAGGAGGTATAA
- a CDS encoding DJ-1/PfpI family protein → MKKVLILTGDAAEALEVFYPLYRLREEGYDVKVATPGRRVLQTVVHDMEPNVMETYTEKLGYKLEVDMNLKDVNPEEFDALFLPGGRAPEYVRTHQKALDIVRHFFERNKPVATLCHGPQLLVAAGVVKGRRVSAFFVLKPDIEMAGGEYVDGVVVDGNLVSGRAWPDLPEIMREFLKLLRR, encoded by the coding sequence ATGAAAAAGGTTCTAATACTTACAGGAGACGCAGCGGAAGCCCTTGAAGTTTTTTATCCCCTTTACAGGCTCAGAGAAGAAGGCTACGATGTAAAGGTTGCAACGCCCGGGAGAAGGGTTCTTCAGACAGTGGTTCATGATATGGAGCCCAATGTGATGGAAACCTACACAGAAAAGCTGGGATACAAACTGGAAGTGGATATGAACCTAAAGGATGTAAACCCCGAGGAGTTTGATGCCCTATTTTTGCCCGGTGGAAGAGCTCCAGAGTATGTGAGGACGCACCAAAAGGCTTTGGATATCGTTAGGCACTTCTTTGAGAGAAACAAGCCTGTGGCTACCCTATGTCATGGACCTCAGCTTTTGGTGGCTGCGGGTGTGGTGAAGGGCAGAAGGGTTAGTGCCTTCTTTGTTCTAAAGCCAGACATTGAGATGGCAGGTGGAGAGTATGTGGACGGTGTGGTGGTAGACGGAAACCTTGTGTCTGGAAGGGCTTGGCCAGACCTGCCTGAGATAATGAGGGAATTTCTAAAACTTTTGAGAAGGTGA
- a CDS encoding gamma carbonic anhydrase family protein, which produces MAIVKPYKDKYPVIHPSVFLAENSTVIGDVEIGEDSSVWYGTVIRGDVNYIRIGKGTNIQDNSVVHVTHDTHPTLIGDFVTVGHRVILHGCRIGNYVLIGMGAVVMDGVEIEDYVLVGAGALLTPNKKFPSGVLVAGFPAKVVRDLKEEEMRLIEESAKNYINYKNSYLSQKP; this is translated from the coding sequence ATGGCAATAGTTAAGCCTTACAAGGACAAGTATCCTGTAATACATCCCTCTGTGTTTCTTGCGGAGAACTCCACAGTTATAGGAGATGTGGAAATAGGAGAGGACTCTTCTGTTTGGTATGGCACTGTGATAAGGGGTGATGTGAACTACATACGCATAGGGAAGGGGACAAACATTCAAGATAACTCTGTGGTTCACGTTACGCACGATACGCACCCTACGCTGATAGGAGACTTTGTCACTGTGGGACATAGGGTGATACTACATGGCTGTAGGATAGGAAACTATGTGCTTATAGGTATGGGTGCGGTGGTAATGGATGGTGTGGAGATTGAGGACTATGTGCTTGTGGGTGCTGGTGCACTGCTAACACCTAACAAGAAATTTCCATCTGGCGTGCTTGTGGCAGGCTTTCCTGCAAAGGTGGTGAGAGACCTAAAGGAAGAGGAAATGAGGCTCATCGAAGAATCTGCTAAAAACTACATAAACTACAAAAACTCCTACCTTAGTCAAAAGCCATAA
- a CDS encoding flavodoxin family protein has translation MGRVLVLYDSRTGNTKKMAELVAEGAKRVEGTEVRLLHVDEASKEDVLWCHGLAVGTPTNMGIVSWKIKRFFDDTIGDLWGQIDGKIGCAFSSSGGWGGGNEVACLSVLYMLINYGFLVFGLTDYTGKKFTLHYGAVVAGEPRSQEEKEACLRLGERLAQYVAVLYEGRRELIDHIRNFGGKFPW, from the coding sequence ATGGGAAGGGTGTTGGTGTTGTATGATAGCAGGACTGGAAATACGAAGAAGATGGCAGAGCTAGTGGCGGAGGGAGCAAAAAGGGTGGAGGGAACGGAGGTAAGATTACTGCACGTGGACGAGGCAAGCAAAGAAGATGTGCTTTGGTGTCATGGGCTGGCGGTTGGGACGCCTACCAATATGGGCATAGTCTCTTGGAAAATAAAGAGGTTTTTTGATGACACCATTGGAGACCTCTGGGGGCAGATAGACGGTAAAATTGGCTGTGCCTTTTCCTCTTCTGGCGGATGGGGTGGTGGCAACGAGGTGGCTTGCTTGTCTGTCCTGTATATGCTTATAAACTACGGCTTTCTGGTTTTTGGTCTTACCGACTACACAGGCAAGAAGTTTACACTACATTACGGTGCAGTGGTTGCAGGTGAGCCAAGAAGCCAAGAGGAGAAAGAAGCATGTCTTCGCTTAGGTGAAAGGCTCGCTCAGTATGTGGCGGTGCTATACGAAGGTAGAAGGGAGCTTATAGACCACATAAGGAACTTTGGAGGCAAGTTTCCATGGTAA
- a CDS encoding sulfite exporter TauE/SafE family protein, producing the protein MEYFLLSFCSAFLAGAINSVAGGGTLITFPTLLWLGLDPVVANITNTVALWVGSLSGAFGFRKRIQEVKSLILPFLISSTVGAVVGAVLLIKTPSQTFKSIVPFLIFFAVFMLAFSEVIRRFLAKFVIQEKNLPLLLPLFLQFITGVYGSYFGAGIGIMMLASLTLSGVYHIHTANGLKNLLGFSINLLGAIIFIFSGKVSWAYALFMMPGFALGGYAGAKISQRFKPKVVRFFVIVWGLFIGIYLLLVE; encoded by the coding sequence ATGGAATACTTCCTTTTATCCTTTTGCTCTGCCTTTTTGGCAGGAGCTATAAACTCAGTTGCAGGTGGTGGGACGCTTATTACCTTTCCCACTCTCCTATGGCTTGGGCTTGACCCAGTGGTTGCCAACATAACAAACACCGTTGCCCTCTGGGTAGGCTCCCTTTCTGGTGCTTTTGGCTTTAGGAAAAGAATACAGGAGGTAAAAAGCCTTATTCTGCCTTTTCTTATCTCTTCTACTGTAGGTGCGGTAGTGGGTGCGGTGCTTTTAATAAAAACACCCTCTCAAACCTTTAAGTCCATAGTGCCCTTTCTCATATTCTTTGCGGTCTTTATGCTTGCCTTTAGCGAGGTCATAAGAAGATTTTTGGCTAAGTTTGTAATTCAAGAGAAAAACCTTCCTTTGCTTTTGCCTCTTTTCCTTCAGTTTATAACCGGCGTATATGGAAGTTACTTTGGTGCAGGCATAGGCATAATGATGCTGGCGAGCCTAACGCTTTCTGGAGTGTATCACATACACACCGCAAATGGGCTAAAAAACCTTCTTGGCTTTTCTATAAACCTCCTTGGTGCTATTATTTTCATATTTAGTGGTAAGGTAAGTTGGGCTTACGCACTTTTTATGATGCCGGGCTTTGCTCTTGGTGGATATGCAGGAGCAAAAATCTCTCAAAGGTTTAAGCCAAAGGTGGTAAGGTTCTTTGTAATAGTGTGGGGGCTTTTCATAGGAATTTACCTGCTTTTGGTAGAATAG
- the aroA gene encoding 3-phosphoshikimate 1-carboxyvinyltransferase produces the protein MLKLRRAKKAKGELRVPSDKSISHRAVIFSAIAEGESHIKEWLASEDTKATLDIVKKLGVEVKRKGKNLRVIGRGYQFREPLEVLDAKNSGTTARLMMGVLATQDFFSVITGDESLRQRPMLRVVEPLRQMGAFLDGREKGNKLPVCIRGGKLRGISFFNRKASAQVKSALLLAGLMAEGYTEVLEPVLSRDHTERMLRTFGVEIIQLEGQEGHVVKLTGGQSLKATEIFCPADPSSASFFIVLACLLEGSELVLKDVLVNPTRDGFFRKLRQMGADIRYENLRELSGEPVADLYVRYSGRLKGVEVLPEEVPSMIDELPILAVVMALAEGKSVVRGAQELRVKESDRIRAVVENLRSMGAKVQELEDGFEIEGVENLKGATIKTYKDHRIAMAFSIAGLVAEGETVIDEPACVAVSYPNFYKDLDYIIKG, from the coding sequence ATGCTTAAACTAAGAAGGGCAAAAAAGGCAAAAGGCGAGCTAAGAGTTCCTTCAGACAAGTCCATATCCCATAGGGCGGTAATATTCTCTGCCATAGCAGAGGGTGAAAGCCACATAAAAGAGTGGTTAGCTTCCGAAGATACAAAGGCAACCTTAGATATAGTAAAAAAACTTGGCGTGGAAGTAAAGAGAAAGGGAAAGAACCTAAGGGTAATTGGAAGGGGATATCAGTTTCGTGAGCCACTTGAGGTGCTTGATGCCAAAAACTCTGGCACTACCGCAAGGCTTATGATGGGGGTGTTAGCCACTCAAGACTTTTTCAGTGTCATAACGGGGGATGAAAGCCTAAGGCAAAGACCTATGCTAAGGGTTGTAGAGCCTCTCAGACAGATGGGAGCCTTTCTTGATGGAAGGGAAAAGGGAAACAAACTTCCTGTGTGCATAAGAGGTGGTAAGTTAAGGGGTATTTCCTTCTTTAATAGAAAGGCATCCGCACAGGTAAAGTCCGCACTTTTGCTTGCAGGGCTAATGGCGGAAGGATACACGGAGGTTTTAGAGCCTGTCCTTTCAAGGGACCACACGGAGAGAATGTTAAGAACCTTTGGTGTGGAGATTATTCAGTTAGAGGGACAGGAGGGTCATGTGGTAAAGCTCACGGGAGGGCAAAGCCTTAAAGCTACTGAGATATTCTGTCCTGCGGACCCATCCTCTGCGAGCTTTTTTATCGTTTTGGCTTGCCTTCTTGAAGGCTCGGAGCTTGTTCTCAAAGATGTCCTTGTAAATCCTACAAGGGATGGCTTTTTTAGAAAACTCAGACAGATGGGAGCGGACATAAGGTATGAAAACCTAAGGGAGCTATCTGGGGAGCCAGTAGCGGACCTTTACGTTAGGTATAGTGGAAGGCTAAAGGGTGTGGAGGTTTTGCCAGAAGAAGTGCCTTCTATGATAGATGAGCTTCCTATCCTGGCGGTGGTTATGGCTCTTGCGGAAGGAAAGTCTGTGGTAAGGGGTGCTCAGGAGCTTCGCGTAAAAGAAAGCGACCGTATAAGGGCAGTGGTTGAAAACCTTAGGTCTATGGGTGCAAAAGTCCAGGAGCTTGAAGATGGCTTTGAGATAGAGGGCGTTGAAAACCTCAAGGGTGCTACCATAAAGACCTACAAAGACCATAGGATAGCCATGGCTTTTTCCATAGCGGGGCTTGTGGCGGAGGGTGAGACTGTGATAGATGAACCTGCCTGCGTTGCGGTTTCTTATCCAAACTTTTACAAAGACCTTGACTATATTATAAAGGGATGA
- a CDS encoding xanthine dehydrogenase family protein molybdopterin-binding subunit, with amino-acid sequence MITRRDLLKLSGLTLSVMLMPEGYRILKAQEVPRRYAPNLWINLSRDNYLTVLVNKSEMGQGVYTGLAMLVAEELDFPWERVRVKPAPAGRAYVDPKMGIQLTGGSTSVRNMYETLRLAGASMREMLIASASKRLKVPADRIRAERGYLLVEDKRYAYGEFVDLASKEQIPAKPRLKESKEFIYIGRSVPRIDAPEKVDGKAVFGIDTFEKGMVYAVVERPPYFGAKALKVDSTEAKRVPEVVDIFPISTGVAICGESLWACQKARRSLKIEWSESFVKGWEDKDLEKYFLQKLRERGDVVRVKGSPQRVFEGSPVKVEETYIQPYLYHATMEPMACLAWVKKDECIVYAPTQSQTWVLETAKRVSGLPEGRIKVITTYLGGGFGRKANVEFVAEALEISKRLSRPVKLIYTREDDIRSGYYRPYSATHIKVSADQRGNINSLSFKIAVQPLLGGRASVEGVENTPYNIPNLYVEKVDVELPISVWFWRSVGSTHNAFSLETILDRIAYQTKQDPGELRLKLLRDNPVAYRVVQTAMERSGWGRKKNLGIAYHYSFGSHACHVAEVELDTKSGQVKVKRVVAVIDVGPVIVHPDLIRSQVEGSVVMGLSMALKEKVSFKGGGVENSNFGSYGLLTMDETPEIEVHILTSNRQRGGVGEPGLPPTAPAVANALLWGYGIRVNRLPMTPEYIKSLL; translated from the coding sequence ATGATAACAAGAAGAGACCTTTTAAAGTTGAGCGGTCTTACCCTCTCTGTTATGCTAATGCCTGAGGGATATAGGATTTTAAAAGCTCAAGAAGTGCCAAGAAGGTATGCACCAAACCTTTGGATAAACCTCTCAAGGGATAACTATCTTACAGTGCTTGTTAACAAGTCGGAGATGGGACAGGGTGTGTATACAGGGCTTGCCATGCTTGTTGCGGAGGAATTGGACTTTCCTTGGGAAAGGGTAAGGGTAAAACCAGCACCTGCAGGAAGGGCCTATGTGGACCCTAAGATGGGTATACAGCTAACGGGTGGTAGCACCAGCGTAAGGAACATGTATGAAACCCTAAGGCTTGCGGGGGCAAGTATGAGGGAAATGCTTATTGCCTCTGCAAGCAAAAGGCTAAAAGTTCCTGCGGATAGGATAAGGGCGGAGAGGGGCTACCTGCTTGTGGAAGACAAAAGGTATGCCTACGGAGAGTTTGTAGACCTTGCAAGCAAGGAACAAATACCTGCAAAACCAAGACTAAAGGAGTCAAAGGAATTCATATACATAGGCAGGTCTGTGCCAAGGATTGACGCACCAGAAAAGGTAGATGGGAAGGCGGTTTTTGGTATAGACACCTTTGAGAAAGGTATGGTTTATGCGGTGGTGGAAAGACCACCCTACTTTGGAGCAAAGGCTCTCAAAGTGGACAGCACGGAAGCCAAAAGAGTGCCAGAAGTGGTAGATATCTTTCCCATCTCCACAGGAGTGGCAATATGTGGGGAGTCTCTCTGGGCTTGTCAAAAGGCAAGACGGTCTCTAAAGATAGAGTGGAGTGAGAGCTTTGTAAAGGGTTGGGAAGACAAGGACTTGGAGAAATACTTCTTGCAAAAGCTAAGGGAAAGGGGTGATGTGGTAAGGGTCAAGGGAAGCCCCCAGAGGGTCTTTGAAGGCTCTCCAGTAAAGGTTGAGGAGACCTACATACAACCCTACCTCTATCATGCCACCATGGAGCCTATGGCTTGCCTTGCATGGGTGAAGAAGGATGAGTGCATAGTTTATGCACCTACACAATCTCAAACGTGGGTGTTGGAAACCGCAAAGAGGGTCAGTGGACTGCCAGAAGGCAGGATAAAGGTCATAACCACCTACCTTGGCGGTGGTTTTGGAAGAAAAGCAAATGTGGAGTTTGTGGCGGAAGCCCTTGAGATTTCCAAAAGGCTTTCAAGACCCGTAAAGCTCATATACACAAGAGAGGATGACATAAGGTCTGGCTACTACAGACCCTACAGTGCCACTCATATCAAAGTCTCTGCAGACCAAAGGGGGAACATAAATTCTCTTAGCTTTAAGATAGCGGTTCAACCACTGCTTGGTGGGAGGGCTTCAGTGGAAGGAGTGGAAAACACACCCTATAACATTCCCAACCTTTATGTGGAAAAGGTTGACGTGGAGCTTCCTATAAGCGTATGGTTTTGGAGGTCTGTGGGGTCAACCCACAACGCCTTTAGCCTTGAAACCATATTAGACCGCATAGCCTATCAGACAAAACAAGACCCGGGAGAGCTAAGGCTAAAGCTCCTAAGGGATAACCCAGTAGCCTACAGGGTAGTCCAGACTGCCATGGAGAGGTCTGGCTGGGGCAGGAAGAAAAATCTTGGCATAGCCTATCACTACTCCTTTGGAAGTCATGCCTGTCATGTGGCGGAGGTGGAGCTTGACACAAAAAGTGGACAGGTCAAGGTAAAAAGGGTGGTGGCGGTCATAGATGTGGGTCCTGTGATAGTCCATCCAGACCTTATACGCTCTCAGGTAGAAGGCTCTGTAGTTATGGGGCTAAGCATGGCTCTTAAGGAGAAGGTGAGCTTTAAAGGTGGTGGTGTGGAAAACAGCAACTTTGGGTCTTATGGGCTTTTGACCATGGATGAAACGCCAGAGATAGAGGTTCATATTCTTACCTCAAATCGTCAAAGGGGTGGTGTAGGAGAGCCGGGGCTTCCACCAACTGCACCTGCGGTTGCCAATGCACTCCTTTGGGGCTATGGCATAAGAGTAAACAGACTTCCTATGACGCCAGAATATATAAAGAGCCTGCTATGA
- a CDS encoding CDGSH iron-sulfur domain-containing protein — MARLVKFTEKGPYKLQIGEETYYLCQCGLSKKFPFCDGSHKRTRDEEEGKLYLYDENSRVEIRL; from the coding sequence ATGGCAAGACTTGTAAAGTTCACAGAAAAGGGTCCGTACAAACTTCAGATAGGGGAAGAGACCTATTATCTGTGCCAGTGTGGTCTCTCTAAGAAGTTTCCCTTCTGTGATGGCTCTCACAAAAGAACAAGGGATGAAGAGGAAGGAAAGCTATACCTATACGATGAAAATTCAAGGGTAGAAATAAGGCTATAG
- a CDS encoding (2Fe-2S)-binding protein translates to MVKDFELRINGKVYRVRAFEDEPLLWVIRERLSLTGTKFGCGIGVCGACTLLVGRQAVRSCLLPVKDAVGKEITTIEGLPSNHPLKRAWIELQVPQCGYCQPGQIMEAYALLLENPKPTREQIVQRLSSHLCRCGTYNRIVRAVEKAVGGRT, encoded by the coding sequence ATGGTAAAAGACTTTGAGCTAAGGATAAATGGCAAAGTATACAGGGTTAGAGCCTTTGAGGATGAGCCTCTTCTCTGGGTTATTAGGGAAAGGCTGAGTCTAACAGGCACGAAGTTTGGATGTGGTATAGGTGTGTGTGGTGCTTGCACCCTTTTGGTGGGAAGGCAGGCGGTCAGGTCTTGTCTTTTACCAGTTAAGGATGCGGTAGGAAAGGAGATAACCACCATAGAAGGACTTCCCTCAAACCATCCTCTCAAAAGGGCATGGATTGAGCTTCAAGTACCTCAGTGTGGATACTGTCAGCCTGGTCAAATTATGGAAGCCTACGCACTGCTTCTTGAAAACCCAAAACCCACAAGGGAACAGATAGTTCAGAGGCTTTCTTCTCACCTTTGCAGGTGCGGAACTTACAATAGGATAGTAAGGGCGGTGGAAAAGGCAGTAGGAGGAAGGACATGA